The genomic segment gagagagagagagagagagagagagagagagagagagagagagagagagggagagagacacagagggagagagagtcagagagagagagaaagatagagagagcgggaaacagagaaagagagagaaagagagaaagcgaaggatagagaggaagggcgCAAACAGAGACGCATAAAACACAGAAatccgcacaaacacacgcagtgaGTCGGGCAAACAAAgtcagagagtgaaagagaagagagaaagagcgaggcagAAGTCGAGCCCCAGCCTGGCGGGACGGAAGCGAAAACTCCAGATGACTTTAGGGCGCGACCAAACGAGCCTAGAGCCTTAAAACGCACATATGTTGGATCAAAGGAAGAAGTGCAGATTGCAGCTACACATCACCGTACAAAGTggctgtttccccttcctcctcctgctgttctTGTGTTTGTTCACCCGGGGATGTCTTTGTGTCGATTTGTTAACTCTGCATTCATTTGACATCATGTTTGTCAACCTGCGTCTTTTATTTACAAGTCGCTCGTGGATGAACACGAACTACTATTTGCAGCTGAGGCTGTATGCTCgtattggtgtatgtatgtatgtatgtatgtatatatatatatatatatatatatatatatatatatatatatatatatatatatatatatgtgtgtgtgtgtgtgtgtgtgtgtgtgtgtgtgtgtgtgtgtgtgtgtgtgtgtgtgtgtgtgtttgtgtgtgtgtgtgtgtgtatgtatgtgtgtgtttgtgtgtgtgtgtgtgtgtatgtatatgtatatgtatatgtatatgtatatatatatatatatatatatatatatatatatatatatatatatatatatatatacatacacacacacacacatacacacaaatgtgtatgcgtatgtgtgtgtttgtgtgtgtgtgagtatgtgtgcgtgtgcgtgtgcgtgtgtatatgtgtgcacacacacacacacataagaatacAGTCACAATGAGATACTCGTCCGCGTTCCTCCACAGGAAAAGCCGCAGGTGGCGACCCGCGGCGGCCAgcgaatccacacacacatgccacacaaaGCAAAAGCCTGCGCTAAAGACAGAACtggaaagataaagacaagacgagcgaagaaagaaaaaacaaatggcaACTTCCTACATGAACCGCAAACATCCTCACCTCCCTCGACGGCCAGCCGCATGCGGAAGATGGCGGCCACGAGAAGGTCGATTCGAGTGTCGAGTTTGGAGATCAAGTCGATCTGCTCCCGCACCACCAGGTACTTGGAGACCAGCAGGCTGATGTCCCAGGGgcactcctcgtcctcctcctgcgcAGACTGACAAGTACGGGACATGTACGATAAGggttggggtatatatatatatatatatatatatatatatatatatatatatatatatatatatatatatatatatacatttatacacacacacacacacacacacacacatacacacacacacacacacacacacacacacacacagatatatatatatatatatatatatatatatatatatatatatatatatatatatatatatatatatatatatatatatatatatatgtgtgtgtgtgtgtgtgtgtgtgtgtgtgtgtgtgtgtgtgtgtgtgtgtatatatatatatatatatatatatatatatatatatatatatatatatatatatatatatatatatatgcatatatatacacatacatacatacatacatacacacacacacacacacacacacacacacacacacacacaaacacatatatatatatatatatatatatgtatatacacacacacacatacatagatacatacatatatatatatatatatatatatatatatatatatatatatatatatatatatacacatatatatatatatatatatatatatatatatatatatatatatctatatatacatacatacatgtatacacacacacacacacacacacacacacacacatatatatatatatatatatatatatatatatatatatatatatatatatatatatatatatatatatatatatatatataatgtttgcatatatatatatatatatatatatatatatatatatatatatatatatatatatatatatgtgtgtgtgtaatgtttgcatatatatatatatatatatatatatatatatatatatatatatatatatatatatatatgtatatatatatatatataatgtttgcatatatatatatatatatatatatatatatatatatatatatataaatatatatatataatgtttgcatatatatagacatacatacatctatacacatacgtacatacatatgtgtgtgttcacatatactcatatgtacGCGCGCATACATATAAACGTGCATCAGGAGCGAAGAGGAATCCCTCACCTGGCAGGCGTTTCCGCAGCACCGGTTGCTGCTGATCATTTCGACGATGACGTTGAACCACCTGTCGTTGCCGCAGCTGGTCACGGCGCCGCACTCGCTGCCTCTGCAGCCTTCTGAGAGGCCAGGTGGTCCCGGAGGGCCCGGCGCGCCGATTCCGGGCGGGCCAGGGTTACCTGGAGGACCCGTGCAAGGGGGCCCGGGCTGACCGGGTGGCCCGGGGGGCCCGGGGGGACATGCAACCGGCTGCGATGGACAGACAGGACACTGCGGAGTCGGAGGACACGAAGGGCACTGAGGCGCCGGCAGCGTGATCGGGCGCGACGTCGGCTGGACTGTCGGGGGCAGAGGCGGGCGCGAAATCGGGCACGGCTGGGGGACGGGGCACGCGGGCGGCGGACTCGGTTGCCTGGCGTAGGGACAGATCTGGCGCTTGAAGGGCGCGACGCCGCTGCCCCCCAGGTCCGCCAGCAGAGCGTCCAGCTGATCTAGGTACGCAGCCTCGGACACGTTTCCTGAAAGCCAAAGGGGTTCACAGGGGCGAGGCCGAGAAAGGTCAACATGGTCAGTCAGCGGGGTGGAGGACAATAATCTTGCACAGTTTCTCTTCAGGGACAAGAAACCCAGCTCTGGTCCGGACAGAGTGCGGACGCAAACTCTGGCGGGAGGAAGAGCCAGGAGAACCTCGATTACTTACGAGCAGCAGAtgcgggcgggatgggcggcgccCGAGCCTGTGCCTTCTTGcggcttttccttcctcctctccttctggcCGCCCACGTGGGAGCCGCGAGACTCACGCACACCAGCATCCAGAACAGCCGCCAAGCCCACGCCTGGGCCTCCATCGTGACGCGCCCCTGGGGGAGACTCTGCTCGCTTGGATATATGgctatatcaatgtatatatgtatatacatgcatttatataaatgtatacgtacatctatgtctatctctaaatatatctatatatatatacggatgtctctctctatatctatctatctatgtatccacttatctaaaatatatatatatatatatatatatatatatatatatatatatatatatatatatatatatgtatatatatatatataaatatatatatatatatatatatatatatatatatatatatatatatatatatatgtatgtattcatacacacacacacacacacacacatatatatatatacatatatatatatatatatatgtatatatatatatatatatatgtatatataaacatatatatatatatatatgtatatatatacatatatatatacatatatatctatatatatatttatatatatatttatatatatttatatatatataatatatatatatatatttatataaaattatatatacacatgtatatatatgaaaatatgatgtatatacatatatttgtatatgtatatatatatatatatatatatagatagatagatagatatagatatatgtgtgtgtgtgtgtgtgtgtgtgtgtgtgtgtgtgtgtgtgtgtgtgtgtgtgtgtgtgtgtgtgtgtgtgtgtgtgtgtgtgtgtgtgtgtgtgtgtgtttgcatgtatgtatgtattcacacacacacacacacacacacacacacatatatatatatatatatatatatatatatatatatatatatatatatatatgtataatatatatatatatatatataaaactatatatatatatatatatatatatatatatatatatatatatatatacatgtaaatacacacacacacacacacacacacacacacacacacacacacacacacatatatatatatatatatatatatatatatatatagatatatatatatatatatataaatatatatatatatataaatatataaatataaatatatatatatatatatatatatatatatatatatatatgtatgtttatgtgtgtgtgtgtgtgtgtgtgtgtgtgtgtgtgtgtgtgtgtgtgtgtgtgtgtgtgtgtgtgtgtgtgtgtgtgtgtgtgtttgtgtgtgtgtgtgtgtgtgtattatatatatgtatattatatatatatatgcatatatatatacatatatgcatatatctgtatatgtatatatatatatatatatatatacatatatatatatatatatatatatatatatatatatatatatacatatatatatatatgtatatatatatatatatatataaatatatatatatatatatatatacatacatacatatatatacatacatatatacctatatgtatatatatatatatatatatattttttttttatatatatataaatatatatatatatatatatatatatatatgtatatttatatgtatatttacatgtatatatatatgtatatatatgtatatttgtgtatatatatatgtatacatatatgtatatatatatatgtaatatatatatatatatatatatatatatatatatatatatatatatatatatatatatatgtatatatttatatatgtgtggttgtgtgtgtgtgtgtgtaatatatatacatacatatatataatatatatattaatattatatatatatatataatatatatatatatatatatatatatatatatatatatatatatatatatatatatatatatatatatgtgtgtgtgtgtgtgtgtgtgtgtgtgtgtgtgtgtgtgtgtgtgtgtgtgtgtgtgtgtgtgtgtgtgtgtgcgtgcgtgtgtgtgtgtgtgtgtatgtatatatatgtatatgtatatatatgtatatatatgtatatatctatctatctatctatctatatatacatatatgtatatgtgtgtgtgtatatgtatgtatatatatatatatgtatatgtatatgtatatatatatgtatatgtatatgtatatgtatatgtatatgtatatatatatacatatacatatatatatacatatatatatatatatatgtatatatgtatatatgtatatatgtatatgtatatatatatatacatacatatatatatatataatatatatatatatataatatatatatatatatacatatatatatatatatatatgtgtgtgtgtgtgtgtgtgtgtgtgtgtgtgtgtgtgtgtgtgtgtgtgtgtgtgtgtgtgtgtgtgtgcgtgcgcgcgtgtgtgtatgtgtgtgtgtctgtgtgtgtgtgtgtgtgtgtatatatatatatatatatatatatatatatatatatatatatatatatatatatatatatgtacatatacatccacacacatacatatatacatccacacacacacgcacacacacacacacaaacacacacacaaacacaaacacaaacacaaacacaaacacacacacacacacacacacacacacacacacacacacacacacacacacacacacacacacacacacacacacacacacacacatatatatatatataattatatatataattttatatatatatatatatacatatatatatatatatatatatacacacacacacaaatgcatatatacatccacgcacacacacacacacacacacacacacacacacacacacacacacacacacacacacacacacacacacacacacacacacacagacacacacacacacacacacacacacacacacacacacacacacacacacacacacacacacacatatatatatatatatatatatatatatatatatatatatatatatatatgtattatatatatatatgtatatatatatatatatatatacatatatagatatataaatatatacatagatacatacatacatacatacatacatatatatatatatatatatatatatatatatatatatatatatatatttatatatacatacatacatatatatatacatatatatatatatatatatatatatatatatatatatatatatatatatatatatgtgtgtgtgtgtgtgtgtgtgtatgtatgtatatatatatatatatatatatatatatatatatatatatatatatatatatatatatatatatagagagagagagagagagagagagagagagagagagagagagagagagagagagaaagagagaaagagagagagagagagagagagagatagagagagaaagagagagagagagagagagagagagagagagagagagagagagagagagagagagagagatacatgcatacatacatatgtatatgtatatatacatatgtatgtatatgtatataaatgtatagtaatttacacacacacacacacacacacacacacacacacacacacacatactcacaaatataTCCACATCAACGTCCCGTAAAACTGACTGGTGACCCTACCTCGCGAGAATCGACCTGCGACCGCTTGCAGAAAGGGGCAAGCAAGGAATGGCGGCTGGCggcggagggcgcgggcgggaggaggaggaggggagtggggggggacaAGAGGGAGACTGTTTTCAGTAGGCCTAAGATACGTTTCCTAGACCTTGCCTCACCGActgaggatgtgtgtgtatataattgtatatgtacacatttgtatacgcacacatatgtatgtgtgtgtatatatacatatatacatatatatatatatatatatatatatatatatatatatataatatatatatatatatatatgtatatatgtatatgtatatatacatatatacatatatacatatatacatacatatatatatatatatatatatatatatatatatatatatatatatatatatatatgtatatatatatatatatatatatatatatatatatatatatatatatatatatatgtacctatttatgtttgtgtttatacatacacacaaacacacacgcatacatatatgtatttatatacatatacatacatacatatatatatatatatatatatatatatatatatatatatatatgtaatatatgtatatgtatatatatatatatatatatatatatatgtaatatatgtatatgtatatatatatatatatatatatatatatatatatatatatatatataacatatatataacatacacgcacattcatatatctttctatctacctatctatatgtatatatatacatatatatatatatatatatatatatatatatatatatatatatatatatatatatgtgtgtgtgtgtgtgtgtgtgtgtgtgtgtgtgtgtctatatgtgtatatatatatatatacatatatatatatatatatatatacatatatatatatatacatatatatatatacatatatatatacatatatatatatatatatatatatatatatatatatatgtatatacatatatatatatacatatatatacatataatatatatatatatatatatatatatatatatatatatatatatatatatatacatatatatatatacatatatatatatatacatataaatatatatacatatacatatgtatacatacaaattttcatatatatatatatatatatatatatatatatatatattcatatatatatatatttatatatatatatatatatatatatatatatatatatatatatatatatatatatatataggtgtgtgtgtgtgtgagtgtgtgtgtgtatgtgtgtgtgtgtgtgtgtgtgtgtgtgtgtgtgtgtgtgtgtatgaatatatatatatatatatatatatatatatatatatatatatatatatatatatgtatgtatgtatatatgtatatatatatgtatatatgtatttatgtatatatatatatatatatatatatatatatatatatatatatatatatatatatatatatatatatatatgtatgtgtgtgtgtgtgtatatatatgtttatgcatataaatatatatgtataaatatttctatatataaatatgtatatatatatatatatatatatatatatatatatatatatatatatatatatatatatatatatatatgcatatgtatgtatgtatgtatacaccaacacacacacacatatacacacgcatgcgcacctcccctccccacaggcacacatacatatacgtgattTTATGCTTTTGATTGCTTTTGTATTTTTCCTCGAAATTTCATCATGCCTGCGACATGGTACCATACGATCCTCGAGTCATCCGAAAAGAGGCTGGTTCAGTAGGCCTAAAAGGTAGGGTTCAGAGGGGagagtaattttttttctgtagaaGGGTTCTGAACAAGGGCTTCATTGTTTCAGCTGCGCGCCCTTTGTAAGCCGAGGACACATGGCTGTACcgatacgcacacaaatacacacacgcacacacacacacacaataaatatgtacatatacatatatatatatgtatatatatatatatatatatatatatataaatacatatatatatatatatatatatatatatatatatatatatatgtatatactacatatgtatacacacttacactgacaaacatgtatacatacatacacacacacacatatatatgtatttatatcagaatgtatgtatataaatatgtgtatgtatatacatacatatatatatatatatatatatatatatatatgtatatatatatatatatatatatatatatatatatatatatatatacttatacatttatatacatacattttgacatacatatatacatacatatgtatataagtatgtatatatgtatgtacatatgtatgtcagaatgtatgtatatatatatatatatatatatatatatatatatatatatatatatatatatatatatatatatatatatatacacacacacattcacacacacacacgcacacacacacacacacacacacatatataaatatatatatatatatatatatatatatatataaatatataaatatataaatatatatatatatatatatatatatatatatatatatatatatatatatatatatatatatatgtatgtatgtatagctatatgtatatatcgctctctatatttatacaaaaaagaaaaaaaatcacatatatgtaaatacacacattagtgtgaatatatatatatatatatatatatatatatatatatatatatatatatatatatatatatatatacacatatatatacacatgtatatgtaaataccaacatttatatgaatatatatatatatacatatgcatacatacatacaaatatatatatatatatatatatatatatatatatatatatatatatgtatatatatacatatatatatatatatatatatatatatatatatatatacatatatatatatatacatatatatatatatatatatatatatatgtatatatatatatatatgtatgtatatatatatatatatgtatatatatacatatatatatatatatatatatatatatatctatatatatatatatatttgtatgtatgtatgcatatgtatatatatatatattcatataaatgttggtatttacatatacatgtgtatatatatgtgtgtatatatacatacatatatatatatatatatatatatatatatatatatatatatatatatatatatatatatgtatgtatatatgtgtgtgtgtgtttgccatattaatgtgtttttcatatgccaattgtattcaaatgtaggcctattcttactgtatttactgCACTGCTGAATATTGTGGGTAGCGTAACCAAACAGTCATTAAGGCTTGTGGGTGGGGATGACTACATTCCTCtgttgaatgttattattatcagtcatagAAGCATCTTTACCCCTTAATGTTTTATTCAATTAACAGTTAATGAGCAAATGGCATATCTGTAAatcatagcaataaaaaaaatccatattctTAAATAATTCAATTCAAATCTAAGGTTAtgtctatataccctcccttttcctattaattagaaatggaattatatatatataaacaaaataaagatatacgtgacacgaaatcgagaccctcacacccagtctatcaccatgctttccatgatttttcgtgggccataagccaatcatttcccttcttttaaacTTCAAgatttccttctcttgctctccacTCTAATAAATAAATTCCTTCTCAAATATTAATTGAcactaccggaactgtcacctgcgactacttccgtcacTGTGTCCACGGACTACTAAAATAATTAAGTAAACAATATTCTTTCTCAAATAAAATATTATGGGGTGTTGTTTTTGTCgaatttttccatttctcctctctgtgttTGGGAAGacggccaggactcgtctgaatatcacaaattgatagaaagggatttaacaactatgataataaacattaagCATtctgatctataatatcagggtaaaacatgacttaaaatactAGCACTCAGCTTGCCCGTGTTTGGTAGGAAAGCCAGGACTGTCTATGAGAAATTGTTAAAGCAACGAACTCATTCCTTTCTCCCAAAtggattgttaacatttaaacaaaccaactatatataaatgagtattataattttctcttgttgttataacactaaatgttgatatattgatatgcctttagatttatgaaaatatgtaaacaaatgtttcaatgACGGAGATggatctttgaaatcagaaacagtgcacctttttaaatgtcgaataaataatgatctcggcatatatatatatatatatatatatatatatatatatatatatatatatatatatatatatatatatatatatatatatatatatatatatatatatatatatatatatatatataacatttgtccATAAAATAACGCAAACAGCATAAAATGATTAATCCTTCGTATTCCTGTTAAAGCAGTATAAAGCAGTTCCACTTTCTCCGAACGAAATAGACTGCTTCCTCACACAGCAAGATTTTAACGTCTTGtcacttcccactccctctttttatcattcctctctttctcttctcgcaaTTTCCAACATTCCACAGACGCTCTGGGAACAAAAGCGCTGAGTCACCCGCCCGTCTATCACGCGatgtatctatctcccttccccccttcctctcctttcgccaTTCACCCTCATTTCTCACCCTTGGAAGAATCCCAGCTGTCTTTGGATTAcgtctcacccctcctcccccccccctccccctcctctctctcacccttaggAGAGTCTCAAAATCTGGTTTACGTCAATCAGGGAGACTTgagaagaaagtaaataaataaaaaaaatggagactTGCCGGGAGACTTATGGCTACGGGAGTACAAGGGAAACGGAGACATGAGAGTTGCAAACCCGTGTTTATGGAGGAAAGCAGCGGCAATAAAGACAGCATTTCGGGAAACATGTTATCGTAAAGCACGCTGGCGAAAAGAGCGGTCGTCGATACGccaaaatttcatttcattttttgtcCAAATTATGGTAGAAACGTGTCATTTTTCTGCGGGAAATGCACggcttgtttgcgtgtatgtttgaaagacacacacacacacacacacacacacacacacacacacacacacatacacacacacatacacacacacacacacacacacacacacacacacagagagagagagagagagagagagagagagagagagagagagagagagagagagagagagagagagagagagagagagagagagaatgagagactgagaaagagagagaatgagagactgagaaagagagagaatgagactgagaaagagagagagagagagagagagagagagagagagagagagagagagagagagcgaaatagacattaagaaagaaagaaagagagagagagagagagagaggggggggtagagaggtaggcagagagagacacacacacagcgagagagagaaaaaaggaaagagagagagagagagagagagagagagagagagagagagagagagagagagagagagagagagagagagagagtgagtctctctcccctttcaagTTGTTAACTAATGTAACTATTGAACATGGATTtaaactctctttctc from the Penaeus vannamei isolate JL-2024 chromosome 33, ASM4276789v1, whole genome shotgun sequence genome contains:
- the LOC138867903 gene encoding cuticle collagen 1-like translates to MEAQAWAWRLFWMLVCVSLAAPTWAARRRGGRKSRKKAQARAPPIPPASAARNVSEAAYLDQLDALLADLGGSGVAPFKRQICPYARQPSPPPACPVPQPCPISRPPLPPTVQPTSRPITLPAPQCPSCPPTPQCPVCPSQPVACPPGPPGPPGQPGPPCTGPPGNPGPPGIGAPGPPGPPGLSEGCRGSECGAVTSCGNDRWFNVIVEMISSNRCCGNACQSAQEEDEECPWDISLLVSKYLVVREQIDLISKLDTRIDLLVAAIFRMRLAVEGAYEMVGEPGEPGDEGDPGAKGDRGPAGEPGRCPGSSCLVGPPGDPGPPGSPGDKGRKGDCCYGTPGQRGRKGDAGRGIPGNRGPPGLRGDKGEVGRIMLGYASEFELTMGASSSLSSSSSSSSSLLRG